In Euphorbia lathyris chromosome 10, ddEupLath1.1, whole genome shotgun sequence, the DNA window ggccctgatACCATTCATGATtcagaagtaaaattgctcatagttGACACTGATATGGTTATTCTATATCTTATCTCTTTATAGTGGTGAATACATGAATGCTCCGCTGGGGGAGGGGCAATTTTATACCTGCATTGCATTATAAAATCTAATTACACCTTTTATGagccatttttttttcaatatcaATTTTCAACTTTTTGAACCAATTTTTTTCTCTCGATAGATAGATTTGGAGTGACCATCTTAAATCCCAACCCTCAATTTGTAGAGACGGGGCCAAAACCAATCCTAATAGGGGTGTTTCCGAAAGTCGAGGATCGAGGTCCCTGTCTCCGCCCCTATCTCTTTAAGTTTTCCCCCTCATTAAACGAGTTTATTAGATGtactttacaaaaaaaaatataatactcaTTGTGTATGGTATCTCATctcttatatatattataactgTTAATTTTTGACACCATAGTACAATTTATAAAATTAGTTAACCTGGCACGACTCGTTTGGTACGATTATCTTCTTCTTGCATATCATTTATAATTATgtgaaatatataaattatataatatgattatGATACGACGTTTCGAAACTTGTAATATATAGTTAGGAGGACCAAGAGTTGAAATGAAAACAGGGAGGAGGGATGGCAAAGAAAGCTACGAATCACTACTTGCTGGTGCCCTACCTAACCACAATGACAACATCTCATTAGTCCTTGATCGCTTTCAATCCATGGGCCTTGATGCCGAAGCAGCCGTTGCTCTATTAGGTATATATTAATTGAACCAAAAAGACACTTAAAATATGCGactatatatattaatgaatcgatgacttactttgtcaaattaaaaccatcaaattagtTTTGCGTATTTCTAAAATGTGGTATTGTAACTTTTCTTATTATTTGAATGCAGGGGCACATTCAGTAGGAAGAGTTCATTGCATAAATTTGGTAGGAAGATTATACCCAACAGTTGATCCAACAATAGACCCCGAGTATGCCGAATACCTTAAAGGGAGATGCCCGACTCCAAACCCGGATCCGAATGAAGTTTTATATGCAAGAAATGATAGAGAAACACCCATGATTCTCGACAATATGTATTATAAGAACCTATTGAGCCACAAAGGTTTGCTTATTGTGGATCAAGGATTGGCTTCCGATCCAATCACCTCTCCGATCGTCGAAAAGATGGCTGCCGATAGCGACTACTTCCGGGAGCAATTTGCCAGGGCCGTGGTCCTATTGTCCGAGACCAATCCTCTTACTGGTGATCAAGGAGAGGTGAGGAAAGATTGCCGCTACGTGAATTAATTCACATATATGTCAACATGTAGTGTTAACGCGTTAAATTTTCATTGGTCGAGTCCATTTCAATCCGAATATATTTTCAAAGTTTCATACACTTCGCCAATAGATATATGTATGGAAGCATGTTAATATATTAACATGTAATTATGGGCTTTGCCTATTAATGTATTTGTGGAAGCCCTTTTAATAAACTTTTCATTTAAggtgatttttttttgggtaaaatacatgaatatcataattacgtaaaaaattacaactaagtcatatcaccaaacttaattcttaatatgtcattattctctatatattatgattttacactataatttaaaaattatatactcCAATTCACAAATCAtaaatcctataaaatatattttagatttctaatttataaattctaatccttaaaatatattaaaagtattgattttactagtttgacataatccaaaattataacttgacatagttgtaaatagtttttaaaatatgaatttctgtgtaattttccttttttttcttgtaTAAGTACGGTaaacttttatatttatatCTAATGTCACgaaaatttataaactttatagtaaaatttacaaattgttattaaaaactagttttttttatataaatttgtttgataaaacttaacTAATTACTAATATTTGtttgtataaaataaaaaatatgacattaaTTTTTTAGGACTATTATTTTCTTCCTTAATAATCTTAaatgtttttttcattttttttttgcaattacGCTTGCACGAAATGacaaagaaaaattaatattttaaaaaccgaaccgaatatcgAACCGGAATGATAACTGGATTAGAAGTTAATGGATTCAACTGGTTGACTCGAATTGGTTGGACCATATATATATGGTTGGTGTAGCCACAAATTGAAACCATGAAACACAAATTAAAATCATGTATCCTAAGTAATTAATGACACATTCAAAaacttttgaaaaaaaatgacacattcAAAGTTTAAAAAGTGCCAAATATATTAAACATTTTTCATCTTTgctataatattaaataataatttgagTTCGTATGCTGTGAATTTTGAAGTCCAAAGCTTATTTCGTTTGCTGTGAGAAAGATGAGTACTTTAAATGGAAAAtttatgtataaattttttttagaaaactatttataattataattatgtcaggttataattttaaattatattaaatataatattttttatatttatggaTAAATAAGCGACAACAAATGGTGGGCCACCAAAGTCAACCAACCCATCAACACTAGAATTTAGACCGGTGGTGGACCACCAAACTCAACAGATCCATCAACACTAGAATATTCAAATTTATAAAACTTgagttaatttttcaaattttgccAACTTAAATACTGAGTTAATAGCCTGTTGCCAACGTTTAGAGTAATTTTGATTCTTAATTCAAAGAAGTATATATGCTAATTGATCAAGATTGAACAACTCTCACTGAATGtgtaacaccctgatccaatatcatgtagatattgtccgctctgacTCAATTCCAatacattgggcctcacggctttaaaacgcgtctgcatgtattggattcacatcttactaataagcctcaatcactccctctccatttccgatgtgagattcagttcattcctgcccccatcgctatcccttagggccgctccttgctcaggccttctaccccgacgCCACcctctccggaccgggtcgttacagaaTGATAAAAAGAAATTCACAATCGTACAAATATACATGctaaataatatagatatattgggtAATACCTTGTTTGGATCATAAATTATGCTAATCTGATAGCGTAAAACCTTATCGATTCTATACTATATGCACAACTAGTTACCTCATTCCTATAAAATGTCATGTCTCTAAATCCACTTTGTATGTTAAAAGCCATGCATGTAAATATACATGTCATGTTCTATTTTCTAGAAAAGACACAACATTTTCTAGTACTCCTCAAGAATCGTAAAATTGACGCTTTAATGTCATAATGTAACACCCccttcaaattttaacttatttaGTTAATATTTAATCATCATATACaattaaaaatgtcattaaAGCGAACAATTGTCATAAACATACCAATATATTAATTGACCAACCTTTACAACTCAAATCTTAATAATTAGTCTATACTTTATCTATATACTGCAATGTAGTTTAACATACTGATCGTCCTGACAGTTGTGCCGCTAGTCAATTAATAACTTTACCTGAAAAGAAAACTGGTGGAGAGTGGGATGCGCTTGGGAGGCTCAGTAAGAtagttaattatatatatagcaCAACCACATGCGAATAGAGTTCAATGTTTGAGCATGATTTGAAACACATATGGAAATATGTATACATTAAGAAAAAATGATAACAAATCATAGAGGAAATGCAAATTACCAGATGGAGAAATCTCAAGCTGTATGAATGGAAATGGTTGAAGCTAGAAATGACACAACTCAATCGAAATGCAAGTATAAGGCTATTTTTTTGATTGATGGAGATGGAATACAAACTGTAGGAAGTCTCTTATTGTTTGGACTCCAAAACTACACCTCAAGTTTACAAATGCTATCAGTAAATTGGATTATAAGAGTAATGTAACTTTCTTACTCAATTTAATCACATAATTAGTATAAAACTTGTAAAGTTTCATGTATATTTGTATATTTCATATCCTTTTTTAGGTAAAATGCAGAAGTTCGTCCTACAAAAATACCGAAGTTAATGGAGGTGCCTCATTTGGCAACGAGCCAAGTTGAAAGCCATCTTCAGGTTATTTTACgggtttttttattaattgattaataataatgaaTGGCTTCAACCATTTttgctaataataataataataataaattagatCATATGTATTCTTATAGCGATATTCATGTTTAGGGCTTAATGAGATTCAGTGCTCATCACTCCTCCTACGTATTTTTGTAAGAATCAAACTTAAAATCTCTTCACACAAACTCAACATATAGCATACAATGCCAAGTGAACTTATGTTGTATGTTGAGTTCATGTGAAGAGGTTTTAAGTTGGATTCTTACAAAACACATGGAAGGAGTAATGAGCCATAATTTTGATTAATCCCTAAACCCCGATATCTCTATAAGAATACACATGgtttcatttattattattaataaaagggGCAAAAAGCAAtgcattattattaataataaaaaaatctcgTAAAAGAACTTGAAGATGGATTCCAACTCGGTATGTTGTCAAATGAGGCACCTCCATTAACTTTAGTATTTTTGTTGGACGAACTTCTTCATTTTACCCAAAAAATTATATGAaatatacaataaaaaaaatgaaactttATAAGTTTTGTATTGTGAAATAATAATTATGTGATTAAATTGAATGAGAAAGTGATGTTACTCTTATCATCCAATTAGTATCTGTAAACTTTAGGTGTAGTTCTAGAGTTCAAACAATATGAGCTTTTATCTGTAGTTTGTGTTGTATctctattaataataataaaaaaaaaccatcCTCACACTTGCCTTTCGATTGAGTTGTGTCATTTTTTGCTTCAACCATTTCCATTCCCACACCTTCAGATTTCTCCGGTTGGTAATATGAATTTCCTCTATGATTTATGACGCGACAGAAATATCACAAAAGTTAAGAAATGTTGATTCACGCATGTATTCCCGTAATCAACCTTCAAAATTCTGAGAATTCTGCAAAATATGAAATAGTATTATTGAATACCAAAAGCTGctcaatatatttataaatatttcttgaataaaaaaaatgaaactctAAACTGTTTTCTACAGAATATTAAATGACTTATGGAATATAAAAAGACATAgaagaaaaattacattaaaaaaatccaaaaaatattaaattgcctttaatattaaattaattacaattaatactaatttaattacaataattataaatttaattgtaattaattgtaaattacaattgcaattaatactaaattaattGCAATTAATACTAATTTAATTCTAGTTAATTGTAAATTTTCGAATTTGATCGAAACATCTAAAACTCTATAATTTgccaaaaattacaaaactccACTACATCATTCTACCCACCTTGAACAAAATTCACCCTCGAATTTTCATCATCCCAAGAATCACCTTCTCGATGATTTCGTCGTTTACAGTCCCTACATAATATATTTGTGTATTAGCAGAAAAACCATCTTTAAGGTTTAGATAGAGGTTGCCATTATATAGCTCAAAACACCACTTATTCATCAAAAAAATCGCAATAAGGTCGAATTGAAAGATGATTCGAAATGATAATACCAGTTTGTATCATATctatatcaataaaaaaaatcagccTTATACTTGCCTTTTGATTGAGTTGTGTCATTTTTAGCTTCAACCATTTCAATTC includes these proteins:
- the LOC136208290 gene encoding peroxidase 21, with protein sequence MGYSGGVRTKFSGVFLVVLLLQIHSGESQLQSNYYGESCPRAEDIIKEQVISLYNKHGNTAVSWVRNLFHDCVKSCDASLLLDSVEGLKSEKESGLSFGMRNFKYVNTIKEALEKECPSTVSCADVVALSARDGIVMLGGPRVEMKTGRRDGKESYESLLAGALPNHNDNISLVLDRFQSMGLDAEAAVALLGAHSVGRVHCINLVGRLYPTVDPTIDPEYAEYLKGRCPTPNPDPNEVLYARNDRETPMILDNMYYKNLLSHKGLLIVDQGLASDPITSPIVEKMAADSDYFREQFARAVVLLSETNPLTGDQGEVRKDCRYVN